The following DNA comes from Mucisphaera calidilacus.
CGTCAGCGACTGACGCAGGTAATCGAGCACCACCGATTCCGTGTTGGTCAACGCCCTGCGTCCATTGACCTTGGTCAAGACGCGAGGCGGAGCGGCCGACGCGGCCCTGGCCTGGGTCAAACGCGCGGGTAGCCTGCGAATCAGCCCCTCCATCACACGCTCGTCCGACTCGACGAACGAGTTCGCGCCTGCCCAGCGGGCGAAAACCACTGTGATGGCGTGGTGGCCGGAGAGCGATATCACCGCAGCCAGCACGTCGCCAAGCTGTCGGTGGCGAGTGAAACGTCTGAACAAGGCGGCCTGGACCATCGGCGAGATGCCTCGCAGCGCCAGCGGCCGGATCACCTGATCGTGATGCTCAGCCTCCCCCATGCAATAGCGGATCAACGAACCCTCATCCGTGTGCCACTGCGAGAGATTCAGCGTTCTGGCGATCTCAGGCGACAACCCCGTGGCAACGGTTCCTTCCGCGGGCAGGCCGGGGAGCGTCGTGTGGGCATAACCCCAGTGCGCCCCGAGTTGCTGCCTGACCATCTCCAGAACCTGGA
Coding sequences within:
- a CDS encoding helix-turn-helix transcriptional regulator, with product MSSDSLKYLDSTQHAVIVQVLEMVRQQLGAHWGYAHTTLPGLPAEGTVATGLSPEIARTLNLSQWHTDEGSLIRYCMGEAEHHDQVIRPLALRGISPMVQAALFRRFTRHRQLGDVLAAVISLSGHHAITVVFARWAGANSFVESDERVMEGLIRRLPARLTQARAASAAPPRVLTKVNGRRALTNTESVVLDYLRQSLTEVQIANELSRSPHTVHVHVKSIYLKYGVSSRKELLARLQAQELQAEAPGGASSISG